One genomic window of Vibrio natriegens NBRC 15636 = ATCC 14048 = DSM 759 includes the following:
- a CDS encoding MFS transporter: MNTSSQGWRTPQNFLLLISIIVPIAFSTWMALLNNFVIEKANFDGSDIGLLQSVREVPGFLSFTAVFVLLFIREQRFMLVSLAMLTLGTAITGYFPTLYGLLFTTLLMSTGFHYFETLKQSLSLQWLSKDEAPEMLGKFISVGALASLVTYGALWVMLEQLKLDFQTVYMVMGGIGFVLILVMAFTFPQFKSTVPQNKKLVLRKRYWLYYALTFMSGARRQIFTVFAGFLMVEKFGYSAADITLLFLINYLFNFLFAKRIGRFIGVVGERKALMFEYVGLIFVFVGYGLVQTAEWAAALYVVDHLFFALALAIKTYFQKIADPADMASTAGVAFTINHIAAVVIPVTFGVIWLVSPSSVFYIGAGMAAVSLLFSLNIPAKPEEGNETRVLRWS, translated from the coding sequence AATACCTCTTCTCAAGGCTGGAGAACACCGCAAAACTTCTTATTGCTTATCTCCATTATTGTGCCTATCGCCTTTTCAACTTGGATGGCGCTGCTCAACAATTTCGTTATTGAAAAAGCAAACTTTGATGGCTCAGACATCGGTTTGTTACAAAGTGTACGTGAAGTGCCGGGCTTTTTGTCGTTTACCGCCGTATTTGTGCTGCTGTTTATTCGCGAGCAACGCTTCATGCTGGTCTCTCTGGCCATGCTGACATTAGGCACGGCAATAACAGGTTATTTTCCCACTCTGTACGGTTTACTTTTTACGACCTTGTTAATGTCCACTGGATTCCATTATTTCGAAACGTTGAAACAGTCTCTCTCGTTACAGTGGTTGTCTAAAGACGAAGCCCCAGAAATGCTTGGTAAGTTCATTTCGGTAGGTGCTCTTGCCTCTCTGGTTACCTATGGCGCGTTGTGGGTGATGCTAGAGCAACTTAAACTGGATTTTCAAACGGTTTATATGGTGATGGGTGGGATAGGCTTTGTGCTTATCTTGGTGATGGCATTTACTTTCCCTCAGTTTAAATCTACAGTACCGCAGAACAAGAAGTTGGTATTGCGTAAACGCTATTGGCTCTACTACGCGCTGACGTTTATGAGTGGGGCTCGTCGCCAGATCTTCACCGTTTTTGCAGGGTTCTTAATGGTGGAGAAGTTCGGTTATTCAGCGGCGGATATCACCTTACTGTTCTTGATTAACTACTTATTTAACTTCCTGTTTGCTAAACGAATTGGTCGGTTTATTGGTGTTGTCGGAGAGCGTAAGGCGTTGATGTTTGAATACGTCGGTTTGATCTTTGTGTTTGTTGGCTACGGATTAGTTCAAACTGCGGAATGGGCAGCAGCGCTATACGTGGTTGATCATCTGTTCTTCGCTTTGGCACTAGCGATTAAAACGTACTTCCAAAAGATAGCTGATCCGGCGGATATGGCATCGACGGCGGGCGTAGCATTCACCATCAACCATATTGCTGCGGTTGTCATTCCAGTTACGTTTGGTGTTATCTGGCTGGTTTCACCTTCAAGTGTTTTCTACATTGGTGCTGGTATGGCGGCAGTGAGTTTGTTGTTTTCGCTCAACATTCCTGCCAAGCCAGAAGAAGGCAATGAAACTCGTGTGCTGAGATGGAGTTAA
- a CDS encoding ECF-type riboflavin transporter substrate-binding protein, with product MNLFGKTLIVIASGALLYGIGGLPMFGVPVFANTTLKPAMAILAVYSVLFGPIVGFLVGIIGHWITDQFAGWGLWLTWVAGSGVVGLIMGLFPYLTRHRLDDGGFDRQDVILFVVLALIGNILGYGCSAYLDTIFYAEPFNKVLTQMLIIATGNTVLISIIGYFIIRTIAKRNKGSDKLTET from the coding sequence ATGAATCTTTTCGGCAAAACTCTCATCGTTATCGCTAGCGGCGCTTTACTCTACGGTATCGGCGGCCTTCCTATGTTTGGCGTCCCTGTCTTTGCTAACACAACCCTAAAACCAGCCATGGCGATATTAGCCGTGTACTCGGTGTTATTCGGCCCCATTGTCGGTTTTTTGGTGGGCATTATCGGCCACTGGATCACGGATCAGTTCGCGGGTTGGGGCTTATGGTTAACTTGGGTGGCGGGTTCTGGCGTTGTCGGTCTGATTATGGGGCTCTTCCCCTACCTGACTCGTCACCGCTTAGACGACGGAGGCTTCGACAGGCAAGACGTTATACTTTTCGTGGTACTCGCACTGATTGGTAATATTCTGGGCTATGGCTGCTCAGCCTATCTTGACACCATCTTTTATGCTGAACCTTTTAATAAAGTCCTAACGCAGATGCTCATCATCGCCACAGGCAACACGGTACTTATTTCTATTATTGGCTACTTCATCATCCGAACTATAGCTAAACGCAATAAGGGCAGCGACAAGCTAACAGAGACTTAA
- a CDS encoding HlyD family secretion protein — MDLLLILTYTAFCIAIFKIFKIPLNKWSVPTAVLGGVVLIGTLVLLMNYNHPFTQIGNQIYPTTPIVSGVRGRVIEVPVQPNEPLKTGDILFRIDPTPFEAEVARLEAKVKEASQGALGLESGVQEAQAGIIKAQAERDKAKREFDRYQRGFDRGAFTEQDLDTRRQAYKAAEATLEVALQQREQAQIALDSEVGGENTQVAQLLAELRKAEFNLDQTVVRAPTDGYVTQLALRPGVMAVPLPLAPAMTFVHTEATQFYTAAFRQNSLQRLEPGFEAEFMFRAIPGRVFRGEVVEVIPAIGESQFQARGSLLGTDALRTSGRVFVKLKITDDLSEFHLPMGTAVEVAVYSDSFHHVSIMRKVLIRMKSWQNYLYLDH, encoded by the coding sequence ATGGATTTATTGTTGATCCTGACTTACACAGCCTTTTGTATCGCGATTTTCAAAATTTTTAAGATCCCTCTTAACAAATGGTCGGTTCCAACCGCTGTCCTTGGTGGCGTTGTACTGATAGGCACGCTCGTGCTTCTTATGAACTACAACCATCCCTTTACACAGATAGGTAATCAGATCTACCCAACCACACCTATCGTTTCTGGTGTTCGTGGCCGTGTAATCGAAGTGCCGGTACAACCAAACGAACCATTAAAGACGGGCGATATACTATTTAGAATCGATCCGACACCTTTTGAGGCCGAAGTTGCGCGTCTTGAAGCAAAAGTAAAAGAAGCGAGCCAAGGGGCTTTAGGTTTAGAATCTGGGGTTCAAGAGGCACAGGCAGGCATTATCAAGGCGCAAGCAGAGCGAGATAAAGCGAAGCGAGAGTTCGACCGCTACCAACGAGGGTTTGATCGCGGCGCATTTACCGAACAAGACCTAGATACTCGTCGTCAGGCTTATAAAGCGGCAGAAGCCACGCTAGAAGTCGCATTGCAACAAAGAGAACAAGCCCAAATTGCGCTAGATTCAGAAGTAGGCGGAGAGAATACCCAAGTTGCTCAATTGCTTGCCGAATTACGCAAAGCCGAGTTCAATTTAGATCAAACGGTGGTTCGCGCTCCGACCGACGGCTACGTGACCCAACTTGCTTTACGTCCTGGCGTGATGGCGGTACCTCTACCACTGGCTCCGGCAATGACCTTTGTTCATACAGAAGCCACCCAGTTTTACACAGCGGCCTTCCGACAAAACTCGCTACAACGACTAGAGCCTGGCTTTGAAGCTGAATTCATGTTCCGTGCGATCCCAGGCCGAGTATTCCGTGGTGAAGTGGTTGAAGTTATCCCAGCAATCGGTGAAAGCCAATTCCAGGCACGTGGGTCTCTATTAGGCACAGACGCACTTCGTACGAGTGGACGAGTGTTTGTCAAACTCAAAATTACCGATGACTTGAGTGAGTTCCATCTTCCGATGGGTACAGCTGTTGAAGTCGCGGTTTATTCAGACAGCTTCCACCACGTTTCTATCATGCGTAAAGTACTTATCCGCATGAAGAGCTGGCAAAACTATCTGTACTTAGACCATTAA
- a CDS encoding DUF3302 domain-containing protein, whose amino-acid sequence MFLDYFALGILIFVALVIFYGIIVIHDIPYEIAKEREHPHQDAIHYAGWVSLFTLHALWPFLWIWATLWRKERGWGFKQLEQETHDIHHRLEELIDEVNELKNEVSVLKKQTQQNPTADLSKEEK is encoded by the coding sequence ATGTTTCTAGACTATTTTGCACTTGGGATACTCATTTTCGTTGCTTTGGTTATTTTCTACGGAATCATCGTCATTCACGATATTCCCTATGAAATTGCTAAAGAACGTGAACACCCACATCAAGATGCGATTCATTACGCTGGCTGGGTAAGTTTGTTCACACTTCACGCTTTGTGGCCTTTCCTGTGGATTTGGGCAACATTATGGCGCAAAGAGCGAGGCTGGGGCTTTAAACAACTGGAACAAGAAACACACGATATTCATCATCGTCTTGAAGAGCTCATTGACGAAGTAAACGAGCTAAAAAATGAAGTATCAGTATTAAAGAAACAAACTCAGCAAAATCCTACCGCTGACCTAAGTAAAGAGGAAAAATAA